From Nocardia sp. NBC_00416:
GTTCTGCAACCGATCGATGGACGCTTGCAATCGCGCGTGGCGGGCGTCGGCCTCTTCCTGGAGCTGCTCGGCGCGCTGCCGAGCTTCCTCCCGCAGCTGGTCCTCACGCCGCTGCGCGTCCTCCCGCAACTGCTGTTCGCGTTGATCCAGGGCCCGCGCCGACTCCGGGTCCGGGGTGACCAGCAACCCCGTTTCCGGATCCAGCTGCGGCTGCGCCAGTGCCGCTCGGTCCCTCTCCACATCGACCAGCTGCTGCTGCAGCTGCTGCTGCACTTCCTGCAGGCGCTGTTGCAGCTGCAACGTCTGTTGTTGCTGTTGCAGGCTCGACTGCTGCTGCGAATCCTGCTGCAGCGACTGCAGGTCCTGGACCGCCGAATCCGTATCCTGCCCGTTCTGCAACAGCCGACGCTGTTGCTTGAGCAGCCGTTCACGGGCCTTCTCCACCCGTTTGGACCGCTTCTTGGCGCGCTTGCGCGCCTCGTTCTCCACATGGTTGCCCATGCCGGCCAAACGCTCGCGCTCCATTTGGGCCGCGAGCCGCAGCCGCAGCGCTTCCTGCCCCGGCGTGACACCCCGGTCGCTCCCCGAGCGAACCAGTTTGCCGCCCATATGGTTCTGGAAGTCGGTCGAGGTGACCCCGCCGGCCCCCACATTGCCCATCGGTTGGACCGCACCCGGATGGCGGCCGATGACCACAGCCGTGACCTGTGGCGCGCACTGGTTGGTCAGGTCCGGGGCATCGGGGTCGGCCGCCGGGTCCGGATCACCCTGCGGCTCCGGCTCGGGCTCGGGCTCCGGCGTGGGCTCGGGCTCCGGCGTGGGCTCGGGCTCCGGCGTCGGCTCCGGTTCCGGCGTGGTCGTGGGCTCGGGTTCCGGCGTGGTCGTCGGCTCGGGTTCCGGCGTGGTCGTGGGCTCGGGTTCCGGCGTGGTCGTGGGCTCGGGTTCCGGCGTGGTCGTCGGCTCGGGTTCCGGCGTGGTCGTCGGCTCGGGTTCCGGCGTGGTCGTGGGCTCGGGTTCCGGCGTGGTCGTCGGCTCGGGTTCCGGCGTGGTCGTCGGCTCGGGTTCCGGCGTGGTCGTCGGCTCGGGTTCCGGCGTGGTCGTCGGCTCGGGTTCCGGCGTGGTCGTCGGCTCCGGTTCCGGCGTGGTCGTCGGCTCCGGTTCCGGCGTGGTCGTCGGCTCCGGCTCCGGCGTGGTCGTCGGCTCCGGCTCCGGCGTGGTCGTCGGCTCCGGCTCCGGCGTGGTCGTCGGCTCCGGCTCCGGCGTGGTCGTCGGCTCCGGCTCCGGCGTGGTCGTCGGCTCCGGCTCCGGCGTGGTCGTCGGCTCCGGCTCCGGCGTGGTCGTCGGCTCCGGCTCCGGCGTGGTCGTCGGCTCCGGCTCCGGCGTGGTCGTCGGCTCCGGCTCCGGCGTGGTCGTCGGCTCGGCATCGGAGTCCGAGTTCGTCTCACCCTGAACGCCTGCCAACGGCGGTACACCGTCGGCGGGACCTGTCTGCATCCCGCCGCTCGGTCGCGGTGTGCTTCCCTCCGGAGTGGCTCCGGCACGCGACGGGTCGGGTGTACCCGGTTGCGGTGATGTCGGCTGTCCCGGTGTTGCAGACCTCCGTGAGGAAGCCGGACCGCGTGCTGCGCTGGAGGGCCGCCCCTGCGATCCGGTCGCGCCGGACGATCCGGCACCGGACCGGGCCGCCGCCGGGCTGCTCGAACCCGGGGCAGACCCCGAACCCGGCGCGCTAGCCCCGGAACTCGCGGCAGATCCAGGAGCTGCCGTCGGCCCACCGGCAGTGGGCGAGGAAGTGGATCCCGGGACCGTGCCGCCGTCGGCACCGACGGTGCCGCCCGATCCCGGCTCCGCCGCATCCGAATCCGCGCCTGCGGTCCCCGCCGAGCTCTCGCCGGTCGTCGGAGCGTCGGGTCCGGTACCGGGCGAAGCGCCCGTGGGGCCGGTGCCGGGGCCGGCCGCGTTTCCTTCCCCGCCCTCGGTCCGGGTGCCGCTCGATCCGCCGCCTGTCGCAGGATCCTCATCACCCGAAGCAGTTCGACCGCGAGAAGGATCCGCATCGTCCTGATCGCCGGAGACCGTCGCCTCGCCCCGGTCCGCGTCGCCCCGATCGCCGGCAGCGTCCCCCTCGGCCGTACCCTCCGGGTCCCCCGCCGCAGGCGCACCCTCCGGACCTCCCACCTCGGGCGAACCTTCCGGATCTCCCGCCGCAGGCGCACCTTCCGGGCCATCTACCGTAGGCGCACCTTCCGGGTCCCCCGCCGCAGGCGAACCCTCCGGACCCACTGGGGATGAATTCGGGTCGACCGGCCCCGAACCGGCAGGGGACGAACCGCGCGGAGCCGGCGAAGAACCGTCGTTCGGGTCCGAACCGTCATCCGGCCCCCGGCCCCGGACACTCAGGAAGTCTTCGTCTCTCATCGGCGCACCGGAGTAGTCCCCGCCGCCGTGCCAGCCGTAGTACATGCTGGGCCCGATACCGCCGAGAACACCACCGGTGAGTGAGCGCGGGTCCAGTTCCCAGTTGCCCGTGCTCATTCCGGTCGCCACCCAGGCCGCGATGGCCCCCGCCAGGCCGGCGCCCGCGCCGACGATCGCGCCGCGTCCCAGTCCACCCCATCCGTTCGGCCGCCACGGCAGGCCCTGCACCGCATGGTGCATCAGATTTCCGGCGGCACCGCCGACGGCGCCCGCGACACCGGAAATCCACGCGTTCTGCCAGAGCGCGTCCCAGTCGTAGCCGGTCTTGTAGCCCTGCTCGATCAGGATCGTCTGCACCGCAAATTCCTGGGTGGTGCCCTGGAAGATTTCGACGATGCCTTCCTGGATCATCTCGTAGACGACCTTGGCGGTGATCTCGGCGACGACGGCATTGGAGATCACCCGGCCCAGCAGTCGTTCGATCGCCGAGGTGAGTCGCGAGCCGATGAGCCGGAACATCATCTGGGCGTAGGAGATCGCCGCGATCTCGATACTGGGACCGACCGGCCCCATCGTCACCGCCCAGAGCAACTCCCCGGCCAGCCAGGACAGGCTGATGATCCCGTTCCACTTGGCCGATACGATTTCGCCGCCGAACCCGTGGATGCCGTCGGCGAGTTGGCCGTAGCTCTTGCTCGCGGACTCGGCTTGCGAGCGGAGATCTTTCAGGCCCTTGACGATCGCCTCACCGCCGGAGCCCGCCGGGTAGGCCTGTTCGACCTGGCGGATCGCGTCGTCGATCTTCGGCAGTTCCTGTTCCTTGATCTGCTTCTGCAGATCCTGGAATCCGGTCCGCATGACCTCGGCGAAATCCTCGTTGCCGACCGGAATTTCCGAGCCGGCCACCCAGCCGAGCGCCCACGCCAATTCAGCGGGAGGAAACGGTATGGCCATATCAGCTCACAACCGTTTTCGGGCCGAACCGCACCGGCGCCGCCGAACCCGGGATGACCCGGCTCCACGACTGTTCACCGATCACGGCGAGCCATCGCAAGGTCACCAACTGGAATCGGACACCTCGGGACCTCGGCCGGAGGAATCACGGCGATGGTCGACGTACTCGACGTCGGTGAACTTCAGCTCGGGTTCGTCCTCCGCGGCATCGAAGGCCTCACGTTCTTCCGAACCCGGTGCGGCAGTGGGTACTTCCGGCTCTTCGGGCATCTGGAATTCGGGAATGCCCTCGAGCACATCCGACAGTTTCGGTCGATCGGCCCGCGCGGCCATCAGCGGCTGCGCCAACTCATGGGCCCGGCGGGTCACTTCCTCGGCCGCCTTCTGCGCGGCCTCGGTCACCGCCGCGGCGATCTCGGTGTAGCTCAATTCGTCGATATCGTCGGCGAATACGGTCTCGATGACCGCGCTGTTGGCGTTCACCGTGACGGTGACCTTTTTATCCCGCGCCGATGCGGTCGCGGTCAGCCTGGCGCGCTGCTGTTGCAGCTGCGCGACCAGTTTCATCTGTTGCTGGAAACTCTCCAACGCCGACGCGGCGGCGTCGGAATATTGCGAAGACATGAGTCAGACCGTCCGCCGATTGCTCGCGCCGGACAGCCGGCCCGCCCAGGCCGGCGATATCGTCACGCCTGCGCCCCTTGCCGTTCCTGGAAGCGCTGCTCGAAGCTCTTCACGAAGGTGGTCGGGGCGATCGACGAGGACGAATGCTCCAGCACGCCGTCGTCGGCGATATAGAAGATGGCCCGGCCGATCGCGATCTCGCCACGCGGCACCGGCACATAGACCATCCAGCCGCAGCTGAACCGGTCGGCGGCGAGCTGATCCAACGGGTATCCGGTGGTGTCCAGACCGCGCCCCTCGATGTAGCCGCGCACCCGGAAAATGGCCTCGTCCTCGGGCATCTGCTCAGGCAGCGACGCGACCACACCGGCCAGCGCCAGCTGGTACATCGCGCCGTCGACATCGAATCGGTCTTCGTCGAACAGGTTCGCCACAGTCTCCCGGGTGACCACACCGACCTCGGCGGCCGACACCAGAGCCGCTGCGGCCGAACGCTGTTCGGCGCTCGGCGGCTGCGCGGCCAAGCCCGCGATGATGCCGACCACGGTGTTCGCGGTCCACACACCGGGCACGGCGGTGGCGCAGGCCTCCGCGGCCGGGGACTCACCCCGGTACCAGCGACCGCCCTCCCACCAGTAGGCGAACGACAGCAGTCCGGTCGCCGCACGCGGGTTCAGCACCGGGTTGGCAACCCAATCCGGCGCACCCGCATAGAACTTGGGCATCGCGGCGCCGTCGTTGTAGGTGGCGTCCAGGTTCGGGGACTCCCACACCCCACCGGAGAGCACCGCCCGGCCGTTCGGCAGCGAATACAGGGTGGCGCCACCGCGCCGCGAGCTCTCGAACCAGCCCATCGACGGCAGTACCCGCGGCCCCCAGTCGGAGCGGGCGGCCACGAACGCCGCGCCGATGCACGCCCAGCGTGCCCACATCTCCGGGAAATCCGGGAACTCGTTCTCCGCCAGCACCGGCCACACCTTGGCGGCCTTGTCCGCGCGGGCCGCGGCGGCGGCTTCCTGCGGCGAACGGGTCTGCCGGTTGCCGTGACCGATGTACGCCGCCAGCCAGACCGGCAGCGTCTCGCGCGGATATTCCGTCAGATCGGTCCGGTAGGCCTCCGGGTCGAACAACTGCCCTTCGGGGAACGGTTCGTCACCGAAGTCGTAATCGACCTCGAATTCGCCTTCGGCGCTCAACCGCACCAGCAGCCGCCACCACGGCTCGCCGTCCAGCTCTGCGACCAGCGCCCGATGCTCGCGCACCTGCTCCAGGACGGGCGCGGGCGGCTCGGTCCGCATCGAACGCTCACTGTCGACGTAGACGACCTCGGCGACCCCGGCGGTGGTGGTGAGCACGAACACCGCGTCCAGCTGCGTCCATCCGGACGGACCGGCCGTGCCGAGCGCGTCGGCGATCTGCCGCGCCAGCACCCGGTCCCGGCTCTCGGCTACCGATTCCTCGGCGGCCTCGTCCGACCCGGCCGGCTCGGCGGTTCCGTCGGAGTCGCCCGACAGACTGAAACCCAAGTCGGGCGTCTCGTCCTTCTTCTTGTCTTCGCCCGGGTTTCCGTTGTTCTGGTCGCTCACAGTCCGCTTCCGCCGATCGTCATCGTGTCTACCCCTATATACTGGCACGGTCCCCGCCCCGACCTCTCCCAAGAATG
This genomic window contains:
- a CDS encoding YbaB/EbfC family nucleoid-associated protein yields the protein MSSQYSDAAASALESFQQQMKLVAQLQQQRARLTATASARDKKVTVTVNANSAVIETVFADDIDELSYTEIAAAVTEAAQKAAEEVTRRAHELAQPLMAARADRPKLSDVLEGIPEFQMPEEPEVPTAAPGSEEREAFDAAEDEPELKFTDVEYVDHRRDSSGRGPEVSDSSW